A window from Candidatus Hydrogenedentota bacterium encodes these proteins:
- a CDS encoding HEPN domain-containing protein produces MSTPPEVLSEVCRWVEKAENDLRNAGYVLGLADDCPTDTVCFHCQQCAEKYLKALLIFRGVDFPRTHDLVVLLNLASGGGWPALDAGQVQTLNRYSVEGRYPGDWDPIDLQEAGKALETAKRVRAAVRGMLPPEALP; encoded by the coding sequence ATGAGCACGCCGCCTGAAGTCCTTTCCGAAGTGTGCCGCTGGGTTGAGAAGGCCGAGAACGACCTGCGAAACGCCGGGTATGTGCTGGGCCTTGCGGACGACTGCCCGACGGACACCGTATGCTTTCACTGCCAGCAGTGCGCCGAGAAGTATTTGAAGGCGCTGCTCATCTTTCGCGGAGTTGATTTTCCCAGGACGCATGATCTTGTCGTGCTGCTGAATCTCGCCTCGGGTGGGGGTTGGCCGGCTCTGGATGCGGGACAGGTGCAGACGCTGAACAGATACTCTGTCGAGGGGCGCTACCCCGGCGACTGGGACCCCATTGATCTGCAGGAGGCAGGAAAGGCGCTGGAGACAGCCAAAAGAGTCCGTGCGGCGGTAAGAGGCATGTTGCCTCCGGAAGCGTTGCCATAA
- a CDS encoding nucleotidyltransferase domain-containing protein produces MFTESEIADVMAEMVGRIVARFHPERIILFGSRAGGKPGRDSDIDLLVVMPVEGSRREMANKIDLALADRSIPLDVIVVTPEQFARQMNIMGTIVREAVRGGRVVYEHAA; encoded by the coding sequence ATGTTCACAGAAAGCGAAATCGCGGACGTGATGGCCGAGATGGTCGGGCGCATCGTGGCGCGTTTCCATCCTGAACGGATCATCCTTTTTGGTTCCCGCGCAGGGGGCAAACCCGGACGCGACAGCGACATAGATTTGCTGGTGGTGATGCCCGTGGAGGGTTCCAGAAGGGAGATGGCGAACAAGATAGACTTGGCGCTGGCGGACCGCAGCATCCCCCTGGACGTGATCGTGGTAACTCCGGAGCAGTTTGCGCGGCAGATGAACATTATGGGGACCATTGTGCGTGAGGCCGTAAGGGGCGGAAGGGTCGTCTATGAGCACGCCGCCTGA
- a CDS encoding NAD(P)H-hydrate epimerase, which yields MRAVTAAQMREADRRCIEEIGIPGAVLMNNAGMAVWRAVEAWPGPVGVVCGRGNNGGDGFVVARLALAAGRPVRVVLVGDPEKVTGDAGTFLRAYQRLGGTLTVAQSPEDAARAVAELADCGVLVDALLGTGFTGEVRGAIRAAIEAWPEAVPTVAVDLPSGLNADTGETGGVAVRATVTVTFARAKVGFLNESATQWVGRLEVADIGIPELCFGRRWVETQEGHMLQ from the coding sequence ATGCGGGCAGTGACGGCGGCGCAAATGCGCGAGGCGGACCGGCGGTGCATCGAGGAGATCGGCATTCCCGGAGCGGTGCTCATGAACAACGCCGGAATGGCCGTGTGGCGGGCGGTGGAGGCCTGGCCCGGCCCTGTCGGCGTGGTCTGCGGCAGGGGAAACAACGGCGGGGACGGGTTCGTTGTGGCGCGGCTGGCGCTTGCGGCGGGACGGCCCGTCCGGGTGGTGCTGGTGGGCGACCCGGAAAAGGTGACCGGTGATGCGGGGACCTTTTTACGGGCCTATCAACGGCTTGGGGGAACGCTCACGGTGGCTCAGTCGCCGGAGGACGCGGCGCGGGCCGTGGCGGAGTTGGCGGATTGCGGCGTGCTCGTGGACGCGCTGCTCGGCACGGGGTTTACCGGGGAGGTCCGGGGTGCCATTCGCGCGGCCATTGAGGCCTGGCCGGAAGCGGTGCCGACGGTGGCCGTGGACCTGCCCTCCGGCCTGAACGCCGACACGGGGGAAACCGGCGGTGTGGCGGTCCGCGCCACAGTCACCGTCACATTTGCGCGGGCCAAAGTGGGCTTTCTCAATGAATCAGCGACCCAGTGGGTGGGCCGGCTGGAGGTGGCGGACATCGGGATACCGGAGCTCTGTTTCGGCCGGCGGTGGGTTGAAACCCAGGAAGGGCATATGCTCCAATAG
- a CDS encoding DUF4139 domain-containing protein, producing MKHRIVLFAAMTICAAGMTMAQDAAPAPSLKLKDNLSAAVSASETTLADQTDVAVTVYNNDRALVRDRRNIKLTPGELSLRFMDVAAAILPETVSLVSLKDPGNLHILEQNYEFDLMSPEKLMEKYVGREVTLVNKSNDLNFFEQKAKLLSVNNGPIYEVEGKIYLGHPGQVVLPALPQELIAKPTLVWLLDNNGTDHEVEATYLTSGLSWKADYVISMNREETAMNLEGWVTLNNQSGATYQNAQLKLVAGDVNVVQAEAMKDGAMGKGMRMLAAAPAMMVEESFAEYHLYTLPRRTTIKQNQSKQVSLLSGTGVAVKKIYEFRGDVAYYASKFDPIKNQNVDVFLTFENKEKNQLGIPLPAGVMRVYQQDSSGMYQFSGEDRIAHTAKDEDVRLRLGKAFDVVAERIQTDYRGLGPSSHEAEFRIPVRNHKDTAVTVDVVEPMPATWNILEKSHDFVKKDAHTAVFSLPIPAGETVELKYRVRVQW from the coding sequence ATGAAACACCGGATAGTGCTTTTTGCCGCCATGACAATCTGCGCGGCGGGCATGACGATGGCGCAGGACGCGGCGCCCGCGCCGAGCCTCAAACTCAAGGACAACCTGTCCGCGGCCGTGTCCGCCTCGGAGACCACCCTGGCGGACCAGACGGACGTGGCGGTCACCGTCTACAACAACGACCGCGCGCTGGTGCGCGACCGGCGGAACATCAAACTCACGCCGGGCGAGCTGAGCCTGCGGTTCATGGACGTGGCCGCCGCCATTCTCCCGGAGACCGTCAGTCTGGTCTCCCTGAAGGACCCCGGCAACCTGCACATCCTTGAGCAAAACTACGAGTTTGACCTCATGAGCCCGGAAAAGCTCATGGAGAAATACGTCGGCCGCGAGGTCACGCTGGTAAACAAGAGCAACGACCTGAACTTCTTCGAGCAGAAGGCCAAACTGCTCAGCGTGAACAACGGCCCGATTTATGAGGTGGAGGGGAAAATCTACCTGGGCCATCCGGGGCAGGTGGTGCTGCCCGCGCTGCCGCAGGAGTTGATCGCCAAGCCGACCCTGGTGTGGCTGCTGGACAACAACGGCACGGACCACGAGGTGGAGGCCACCTATCTCACCTCCGGCCTCTCCTGGAAGGCGGACTATGTCATCAGCATGAACCGCGAGGAGACGGCCATGAACCTGGAGGGCTGGGTCACGCTGAACAACCAGTCGGGCGCGACCTACCAGAACGCGCAGTTGAAGCTGGTGGCGGGCGACGTGAACGTGGTCCAGGCGGAGGCGATGAAGGACGGCGCCATGGGGAAGGGCATGCGCATGCTCGCCGCGGCACCGGCCATGATGGTCGAGGAGTCCTTCGCGGAGTACCACCTGTACACCCTGCCCCGCCGCACCACCATCAAGCAGAACCAGTCCAAACAGGTGAGCCTGCTTTCCGGCACGGGCGTCGCCGTGAAGAAAATCTACGAGTTCCGGGGGGACGTGGCGTATTACGCCAGCAAGTTCGACCCCATCAAGAACCAGAATGTGGATGTGTTCCTGACCTTCGAGAACAAGGAGAAGAACCAGTTGGGCATCCCCCTGCCCGCGGGCGTGATGCGCGTCTACCAGCAGGACAGCTCGGGCATGTACCAGTTCTCCGGAGAGGACCGCATCGCCCACACGGCCAAGGATGAGGACGTGCGCCTGCGCCTGGGCAAGGCCTTTGACGTGGTGGCCGAGCGCATCCAGACCGACTACCGGGGCCTCGGGCCCTCCAGCCACGAGGCGGAGTTCCGCATTCCCGTGCGGAACCACAAAGACACCGCCGTCACGGTGGACGTGGTCGAGCCCATGCCCGCCACCTGGAACATTCTCGAAAAGTCCCACGACTTCGTGAAAAAAGACGCGCACACGGCGGTTTTCTCCCTGCCCATTCCCGCCGGGGAGACGGTGGAGCTGAAGTACCGTGTGCGGGTGCAATGGTAG
- a CDS encoding bifunctional riboflavin kinase/FAD synthetase, with translation MNTVANVLDSAPPPSPTALTIGSFDGVHLGHRRLLDALVEGASQRGLLPAAMTLDPHPRQFFAPHNAPNILTSNGQKARLLAAAGVQTHFVLPFDAQVARMEPECFVRDIVLGRCNARLLVVGHDFRFGRAAAGTHDYLQENADRFGLEVTQVEALVLGGQLVCSTFIRERILQGEVDALRAYLGRDYAIEGRVVSGRGMGAQIGYPTANIAPHNSAIPAHGVYAAETLVDGTAWPSAVNIGIAPTIRSEEVLIESHLLGYAGDLEGKTVEVVFHRRLRPEKKFPSLDALTAAIAADVEAVRAHFQGVNPAR, from the coding sequence ATGAACACGGTCGCCAACGTGCTGGACTCCGCCCCCCCCCCGTCCCCCACCGCGCTGACCATTGGCAGTTTTGACGGGGTCCACCTGGGACACCGGCGGCTGCTCGACGCCCTGGTGGAGGGGGCGTCCCAAAGGGGGCTGCTTCCGGCGGCCATGACCCTGGACCCCCACCCCCGCCAGTTCTTCGCGCCGCACAACGCCCCGAACATCCTCACCAGCAACGGGCAGAAGGCGCGGCTGCTGGCGGCGGCGGGCGTTCAGACCCATTTTGTTCTTCCATTTGACGCCCAAGTGGCCCGCATGGAGCCGGAATGCTTTGTGCGCGACATTGTCCTGGGCCGCTGCAACGCGCGCCTGCTTGTGGTCGGCCACGACTTCCGGTTTGGCCGGGCCGCCGCCGGGACCCATGACTATCTTCAGGAAAACGCGGACCGCTTTGGCCTGGAGGTGACACAGGTCGAGGCGCTGGTGCTGGGCGGGCAACTGGTGTGCAGCACCTTCATCCGCGAGCGCATCCTGCAAGGCGAGGTGGACGCCCTCCGCGCGTATCTCGGGCGAGATTACGCCATCGAGGGGCGCGTAGTCTCGGGACGCGGCATGGGCGCGCAAATCGGCTATCCCACGGCGAACATCGCCCCCCACAACTCCGCCATTCCCGCACACGGGGTCTATGCGGCGGAGACCCTGGTGGACGGAACCGCCTGGCCCTCCGCCGTGAATATCGGCATCGCGCCCACCATTCGCAGCGAGGAGGTGCTCATCGAGTCGCACCTCCTTGGCTATGCCGGGGACTTGGAAGGGAAGACCGTCGAGGTGGTCTTCCACCGCAGGCTCCGCCCGGAGAAAAAGTTTCCCTCCCTGGACGCGCTCACCGCCGCCATCGCGGCGGATGTGGAGGCGGTCCGCGCCCATTTTCAGGGCGTGAACCCCGCGCGCTGA
- the truB gene encoding tRNA pseudouridine(55) synthase TruB: MSMDGLLLVDKAAGMTSHDVVDRVRKAVGLRRVGHTGTLDPGATGLLVICLGAATRLSEHLTGLDKVYEGRMRLGVVTDSYDLDGAVVEERPVPELTLAAIQAVCDGFVGDIMQVPPMVSAVKVGGKRLYKMARMGEDVEREPRPVTVLSFDVLDWTPPEAGLRVCCGSGTYVRSLCHEAGQTLGCGAVLASLRRTRVGVFDVANALTLEELSDRGLVAERLIPMDRALDLPVVVVDRARAAILMNGGTIVSSGSVDGADSLSGVVQIKSEEGRLLALGMATPTAAGVRVHPRRVFAALQ, translated from the coding sequence ATGAGCATGGACGGGCTGCTGCTGGTGGACAAGGCGGCGGGCATGACCTCCCACGACGTGGTGGACCGTGTCCGGAAGGCCGTGGGACTGCGCCGTGTGGGCCACACCGGGACCCTTGACCCGGGCGCCACGGGGCTGCTGGTGATCTGCCTGGGCGCCGCGACGCGGCTCTCGGAGCATCTTACGGGCCTGGACAAGGTCTATGAGGGCCGGATGCGCCTGGGCGTGGTCACGGACTCCTATGACCTGGACGGCGCCGTGGTCGAGGAGCGCCCGGTCCCCGAACTGACACTGGCGGCGATTCAGGCCGTGTGCGACGGGTTTGTGGGGGATATCATGCAGGTGCCGCCCATGGTGAGCGCCGTGAAGGTGGGCGGAAAACGGCTGTACAAGATGGCACGCATGGGCGAGGACGTGGAGCGCGAGCCCCGCCCCGTCACCGTGCTCTCGTTTGACGTGCTGGACTGGACGCCCCCCGAGGCGGGGCTGCGCGTGTGCTGCGGCAGCGGCACCTATGTCCGCAGCCTCTGCCACGAGGCCGGGCAGACACTCGGCTGCGGCGCCGTGCTGGCCTCCCTGCGCCGCACCCGCGTCGGCGTCTTTGACGTGGCGAACGCCCTGACCCTGGAGGAGCTGTCCGACAGAGGCCTGGTCGCCGAACGGCTGATTCCCATGGACAGGGCGCTGGACCTTCCCGTGGTGGTCGTTGACCGCGCGCGCGCGGCCATTCTCATGAACGGCGGGACCATTGTCTCCTCCGGGAGTGTGGACGGCGCCGACTCCCTGTCCGGCGTGGTGCAGATCAAGTCGGAGGAGGGCCGCCTGCTCGCCCTGGGCATGGCCACCCCGACGGCGGCCGGTGTCCGGGTGCACCCCAGGCGGGTGTTCGCCGCGCTGCAATAG
- the rbfA gene encoding 30S ribosome-binding factor RbfA: protein MNTKGRSSRVAELIREEIAKLISNGLKDPRIGFVSVMAVRMSPDLRYANTYVSLFGGESERKSSLAGLRSSAGWIRREVGRHLRMRHTPEIRFFPDTTLDEVYHLEEVFQEIHEEQQHTPMLRLSLKEMVEELQKADSLLLLSHENPDGDAVGSLLAMRILLLGMGKTRVYTALDGAVPRIYQMLPGAKGVLNPESDVPAFDTAVMLDCSGMDRLGGLAEWLEPGDKLLVLDHHREEGPSGSLGLIEPAYAATGELLVDLFDAAGVPISREAAECLYVAQATDTGGYRFSNTTARSHEIAARLIGAGIDNAALSDAVFNLMSRTKFELLRRVLDRAELRCGGALCVSWVSPEDFAATGALKEDTDGLINYLRQVEGVRVAALFTATEPGRCKVSLRSVAGFDSAEFLRAHGGGGHSAAAGATFELPLTGAVEELTHALEAALADENGGDKA, encoded by the coding sequence ATGAACACAAAAGGCCGCTCCAGCCGTGTGGCGGAACTCATACGCGAGGAAATCGCCAAGCTCATCAGCAACGGCCTGAAGGACCCCCGCATCGGGTTCGTCTCCGTGATGGCCGTGCGCATGTCCCCCGACCTCCGCTACGCCAACACCTATGTGAGCCTCTTCGGCGGGGAGTCCGAGCGGAAGTCGTCGCTTGCGGGCCTGCGCAGCTCCGCTGGCTGGATTCGCCGCGAGGTGGGCCGCCATTTGCGGATGCGCCACACCCCTGAAATCCGTTTTTTCCCGGACACCACGCTGGACGAGGTGTACCATCTGGAGGAGGTCTTCCAGGAAATCCACGAGGAGCAGCAGCACACCCCCATGCTGCGGCTCTCCCTCAAGGAAATGGTGGAGGAACTGCAAAAGGCGGACAGCCTGCTCCTCCTGTCGCATGAGAACCCTGACGGGGACGCCGTGGGCAGCCTGCTGGCCATGCGCATCCTGCTGCTGGGCATGGGAAAAACGCGGGTTTACACGGCGCTGGACGGGGCCGTGCCCCGTATCTACCAGATGCTTCCGGGCGCGAAGGGCGTCCTGAACCCCGAATCGGACGTGCCCGCCTTTGACACGGCGGTGATGCTGGATTGTTCGGGCATGGACCGGCTCGGCGGGCTTGCCGAATGGCTGGAACCCGGCGACAAACTGCTGGTGCTGGACCACCACCGCGAGGAGGGGCCTTCCGGGTCCCTCGGGCTGATTGAGCCCGCATACGCCGCCACGGGCGAGCTGCTGGTGGACCTCTTCGACGCGGCGGGGGTGCCCATATCCCGAGAGGCCGCCGAATGCCTCTATGTGGCCCAGGCCACCGACACCGGCGGCTACCGCTTCAGCAACACCACGGCGCGCTCCCATGAAATAGCGGCGCGCCTCATCGGCGCCGGGATTGACAACGCCGCCCTGAGCGACGCGGTGTTCAACCTCATGTCCCGGACCAAATTTGAGCTGTTGCGCCGTGTCCTGGACCGCGCCGAACTGCGCTGCGGGGGCGCCCTGTGCGTTTCCTGGGTTTCCCCGGAGGACTTTGCCGCCACGGGGGCGTTAAAAGAGGACACGGACGGCCTCATCAATTATTTGCGGCAGGTGGAGGGGGTCCGGGTTGCCGCCCTGTTCACCGCGACGGAGCCGGGCCGGTGCAAGGTCAGCCTGCGCTCGGTGGCCGGGTTTGACAGCGCGGAGTTCCTGCGGGCGCACGGCGGCGGCGGGCATTCGGCGGCGGCGGGCGCCACTTTTGAGCTGCCCCTGACCGGGGCTGTGGAAGAACTGACCCATGCGCTGGAGGCGGCTTTGGCCGATGAAAACGGGGGGGATAAAGCATGA
- a CDS encoding DUF503 domain-containing protein, with amino-acid sequence MTIGLLELDLLIPGARSLKDKRAVIKGLKAQMRGRFNCSVAETEYQDHWARCRLAVCVVGGDSRHVNSQLNEIANFASSRRGAELADYRIELL; translated from the coding sequence GTGACCATCGGCCTGCTGGAACTGGATTTGCTCATCCCGGGCGCCCGGTCCCTCAAGGACAAGCGCGCGGTGATCAAGGGGCTCAAGGCCCAGATGCGCGGCCGGTTCAACTGCTCCGTCGCCGAGACGGAATACCAGGACCATTGGGCGCGTTGCCGTTTGGCGGTTTGCGTGGTCGGCGGCGACAGCCGCCATGTGAACAGCCAGTTGAATGAAATCGCAAATTTCGCCTCCTCGCGCCGCGGCGCGGAACTGGCGGACTACCGGATAGAACTGTTATGA